In Porites lutea chromosome 9, jaPorLute2.1, whole genome shotgun sequence, a single window of DNA contains:
- the LOC140947865 gene encoding kelch-like protein 25: protein MNSLLEPIASDDMQQFCVEMMKRLDIQRKNESFCDVILDVGSGDGKARLKAHGNVLCAASPFFYSALTNDMKEKKDGVIRLEETNKTTMEKVLEFVYTGRVEVTQYEAFDLLETAEFFIIPSLKYAAGKFISQNLLTPSNCITVYYSAQRYQCPELQQKARNCIFENFVSVTGCEEFQNLSIEQVEEWISSDEISVNEEEDVFKVITGWMKENKRKEQERFFELFRHVRVIYMSPTYVVNEVLSCPLVKGSETCTAFVQDAMKDVSTGTEECYFAQPPRICLKKFEDCLVGCGKEKLYGYVPTENRWYEMANYLSPKLFPFHMAACDGKLYVTGGTFNPHQSTIEEYNPSRNSWTRLNSYTSAIACILPAVINFQGSLFVIGGKKEQQRNKEKGSNHVYKYSPGTDHWQVLASLRVGRSAICAVADRNSLYAIGGESNNERLDVVESYDPHRNSWHKHARTLEKKAHSFGAIFRGKVYVFGGFKSRQFDSCSSLIEMYDPDSNTWTGIESTGIPTWPFGVVSFKGDLFVLGWWRRHLTQNCSLKVYDVDSNEWKHEAVDPSKPNGFNLTNLAPIRIPRDILNECRAVPKEHL from the coding sequence ATGAATTCGCTACTTGAACCAATAGCAAGCGACGATATGCAACAGTTTTGTGTTGAAATGATGAAACGCCTCGATATTCAACGAAAGAACGAGTCTTTCTGTGACGTGATTCTAGATGTCGGCTCTGGTGACGGCAAGGCCCGTTTGAAAGCTCACGGAAACGTGCTTTGTGCAGCAAGTCCGTTCTTTTACAGCGCCCTCACCAACgacatgaaagaaaagaaagatggTGTAATCCGTTTGGAAGAAACCAACAAAACTACGATGGAAAAGGTGCTAGAGTTTGTCTACACAGGGCGTGTTGAAGTCACGCAATACGAGGCCTTTGATTTGCTGGAAACGGCAGAATTCTTCATTATCCCGAGTCTGAAATATGCTGCGGGCAAGTTTATCTCGCAAAATCTGCTGACTCCCTCAAACTGTATAACAGTTTATTATTCTGCTCAGAGGTATCAATGCCCCGAATTGCAGCAAAAAGCAAGAAATTGtatctttgaaaattttgtgagTGTGACAGGTTGTGAAGAATTTCAGAATTTAAGCATAGAACAAGTTGAAGAATGGATTTCAAGCGATGAAATCAGTGTGAACGAAGAGGAAGACGTTTTTAAAGTGATTACTGGGTGGATGAAAGAAAACAAGCGAAAAGAGCAAGAACGATTTTTCGAGTTGTTTCGCCATGTTCGTGTTATTTACATGTCACCCACGTATGTTGTTAATGAGGTTTTGTCGTGTCCCTTGGTGAAAGGATCTGAGACGTGTACCGCGTTTGTACAAGATGCAATGAAAGACGTCTCCACTGGTACAGAAGAATGCTATTTTGCTCAGCCACCAAGAATTTGTCTAAAGAAATTTGAAGATTGCCTTGTTGGTTGTGGAAAGGAGAAACTCTACGGTTATGTCCCTACCGAGAACAGATGGTATGAGATGGCAAACTACCTGAGTCCAAAATTGTTTCCTTTTCATATGGCTGCCTGTGATGGCAAACTTTATGTCACTGGGGGAACTTTTAATCCTCATCAATCTACAATAGAGGAATATAATCCATCCAGAAACTCGTGGACACGTTTGAATTCTTACACTAGTGCAATTGCTTGCATTTTGCCTGCAGTCATTAACTTTCAAGGATCTCTGTTTGTTattggcgggaaaaaggaacAGCAAAGGAACAAGGAGAAAGGAAGTAATCATGTCTATAAATACAGTCCTGGCACAGATCATTGGCAAGTGTTAGCTTCCTTAAGAGTTGGCAGATCTGCTATATGTGCAGTGGCTGATAGAAACTCTTTATATGCAATAGGAGGTGAGTCTAATAATGAACGCTTAGATGTAGTGGAGAGCTATGACCCTCACCGAAATTCCTGGCATAAGCATGCCAGGACGCTGGAAAAGAAAGCCCATTCCTTTGGTGCAATTTTCAGAGGCAAAGTCTACGTCTTTGGTGGATTTAAAAGTCGGCAATTCGATTCATGTTCAAGTCTTATTGAAATGTACGATCCTGACTCAAACACGTGGACCGGTATCGAGAGCACAGGAATCCCAACATGGCCATTTGGTGTTGTCAGCTTTAAAGGAGACTTGTTTGTGCTTGGCTGGTGGCGCAGACATTTGACCCAGAACTGCTCATTGAAGGTTTATGATGTCGATTCAAATGAGTGGAAACATGAAGCAGTGGATCCCAGTAAACCAAATGGTTTCAATCTGACCAACTTGGCTCCAATCAGAATTCCAAGGGACATATTAAATGAATGCAGAGCTGTACCAAAGGAGCATTTATAA